In Spirosoma aureum, a single genomic region encodes these proteins:
- a CDS encoding 3-keto-disaccharide hydrolase: MKPFPLYLITLFISFSTLVRAQPKGQWTYLFDGKSVEPLRGYRMSSFPTESWKIEDGALVAQTGVPNIDLVTKQPYKNFELTLDWKVSVAGNSGIFYYMNEEADKQVGNGNSSNWLDNFEMQILDDINFNDKAPIRSAGSLYDLIEPTHKQLKPVGEYNQARLIVNNNHVEHWLNGIKVVDYQIGSPELLDLISKSKFKNNPKFAKSTNGLIMIQHHGQKVWLRNIKVRSL, translated from the coding sequence ATGAAGCCGTTTCCTCTTTATCTGATCACCCTATTTATTTCATTTAGCACCCTGGTTCGCGCTCAGCCAAAAGGACAATGGACTTATTTGTTTGATGGCAAATCAGTTGAACCCTTAAGAGGTTACAGGATGAGCTCGTTTCCGACCGAATCCTGGAAAATAGAAGACGGAGCCCTGGTAGCTCAGACAGGTGTGCCTAACATAGATCTGGTGACGAAACAACCCTACAAAAATTTTGAACTTACCCTCGACTGGAAAGTATCGGTAGCAGGCAATAGCGGTATATTTTATTACATGAATGAAGAAGCCGATAAGCAGGTTGGCAATGGAAACAGCTCGAATTGGCTCGATAATTTCGAAATGCAGATACTGGACGATATCAACTTTAACGATAAAGCGCCAATACGGTCGGCGGGGTCGCTTTATGACCTGATCGAACCTACGCACAAACAGTTGAAACCCGTAGGCGAATACAATCAGGCTCGGTTAATTGTCAACAACAATCACGTAGAGCATTGGCTGAACGGCATTAAGGTAGTTGACTATCAGATTGGATCGCCCGAACTGCTTGACTTGATCAGTAAAAGTAAGTTCAAGAACAATCCCAAATTTGCCAAATCGACAAACGGGCTTATCATGATTCAGCACCACGGGCAAAAGGTGTGGCTGAGAAACATTAAAGTCAGGTCGTTATAG
- a CDS encoding TolB family protein, which yields MKTLNLILLACVASLSLLTITPLLAQKQNLGLFDGHGDIGDVLKPGSAVYNTQNHTYELSGSGYNVWFDHDEFHFMWKRLKGDFILYTRASLLGKGVDPHRKVGWMVRSSLDGKSAHINAVEHGDGLTSLQFRRTSGANTEEVRSKLTGADVIQLERKGNTYTMRVAKFGEPFVTEQVSDLNLGDEVYVGLFIGSHNKDVLERGVFRDVRISVPAHDGLIPYRDYLASNLEILDVTTGNRQVIFNAPKSIQAPNWTPDGKTLLYNGDGQMYTFDLAKRQSMPLNTGEVKNNNNDHVLSFDGKMLGLSSGVKELGGSIIYTVPVTGGSPRQITPKGPSYLHGWSPDKKSLVFTGSRNNEYDIYRVPAAGGDEVRLTDAKGLDDGPEYTPDGKYIYFNSSRTGTMQIWRMKADGSQQEAITNGEFHDWFPHISPDGKWILFLSFLKEEVKPDDHPFYKHVYLRILPISGEGQPKVIAYIYGGQGTINTPSWSPDSKRVAFISNTAVSSISPVEK from the coding sequence ATGAAAACCCTAAACCTGATTTTACTGGCATGTGTTGCCAGCTTATCACTACTAACCATCACTCCACTTCTGGCGCAAAAACAGAACCTTGGCCTGTTTGACGGCCATGGTGATATTGGCGACGTTCTGAAACCGGGGTCCGCCGTCTATAATACCCAGAATCACACCTATGAACTGTCAGGCTCAGGCTACAATGTCTGGTTCGACCACGATGAGTTCCATTTTATGTGGAAACGTTTAAAGGGCGACTTTATCCTGTATACTAGAGCCTCGCTTCTGGGTAAAGGCGTAGACCCCCACCGCAAAGTTGGCTGGATGGTTCGTAGTAGTCTGGACGGGAAATCGGCCCACATCAACGCCGTTGAACATGGCGATGGCCTTACATCGCTGCAATTCCGCCGGACCAGTGGAGCCAATACCGAAGAAGTTCGCTCTAAATTAACGGGCGCCGACGTGATTCAACTGGAACGGAAAGGGAATACCTATACAATGCGGGTAGCTAAGTTTGGCGAACCTTTTGTAACAGAACAGGTAAGCGACCTGAATCTTGGCGATGAAGTTTATGTCGGATTATTTATTGGGTCGCACAACAAAGATGTACTTGAACGGGGCGTCTTCCGCGACGTACGCATTAGTGTTCCTGCGCACGATGGGCTGATTCCCTACCGCGACTATCTGGCCAGTAATCTGGAGATTCTGGATGTAACAACTGGTAATCGGCAGGTGATTTTCAATGCCCCCAAATCGATTCAGGCTCCTAACTGGACGCCTGATGGAAAAACGTTACTTTACAATGGCGATGGTCAGATGTATACCTTCGATTTAGCGAAACGGCAGTCTATGCCATTAAATACGGGGGAGGTAAAAAATAACAACAATGATCACGTGCTGTCTTTTGATGGCAAGATGCTGGGACTCAGTAGTGGCGTAAAAGAGTTGGGAGGTTCAATCATTTACACCGTTCCCGTAACGGGTGGTTCTCCCAGACAGATTACGCCAAAAGGTCCTTCGTATCTTCACGGCTGGTCGCCGGATAAGAAGAGTTTAGTCTTTACCGGATCGCGCAATAACGAATATGACATTTATCGGGTACCGGCTGCCGGTGGTGATGAAGTTCGACTAACCGATGCCAAAGGTCTTGATGATGGTCCGGAGTATACACCCGATGGTAAGTATATCTATTTCAACTCAAGCCGTACCGGCACCATGCAGATCTGGCGCATGAAAGCCGATGGCAGCCAGCAGGAGGCAATTACCAATGGGGAGTTTCACGATTGGTTTCCGCACATATCGCCCGATGGCAAATGGATTCTGTTTCTTTCTTTTTTGAAGGAAGAAGTGAAACCCGATGATCACCCGTTCTATAAACACGTTTACCTGCGTATACTGCCCATTTCGGGCGAAGGGCAACCCAAAGTAATTGCCTACATCTACGGGGGTCAGGGAACAATAAACACACCCTCCTGGTCGCCCGATAGCAAACGAGTCGCTTTTATTAGTAACACCGCAGTGAGTAGTATCAGTCCGGTTGAAAAATAG